From one Rosa rugosa chromosome 4, drRosRugo1.1, whole genome shotgun sequence genomic stretch:
- the LOC133706650 gene encoding methylsterol monooxygenase 1-1-like, which translates to MLPYQTISEAASALGRNLTFAETLWFNYSASKSDYILYCHNILFLFLIFSVVPLPLVFVEVLRWAGFDRHKIQPKVRLTLHDMLKCYKDVMWMFFSIVGPLQLVSYPSIQLIGIRTGLPLPSGWEMVSQLLVYFLVEDYTNYWIHRFLHNKWGYEKIHRVHHEYTAPIGFAAPYAHWAEILILGIPSFLGPAIAPGHMITFWSWIALRQVEAIETHSGYDFPWTPTKYIPFYGGAEYHDYHHYVGGLSQSNFASVFTYCDYIYGTDKGYRYQKKILKKLKEDTNGVQNGGSYNTSTVDLKTD; encoded by the exons ATGCTGCCGTACCAGACCATCTCGGAGGCGGCCTCCGCCCTCGGCAGGAACCTCACCTTCGCCGAGACCCTCTGGTTCAACTACTCCGCCTCCAAGTCCGACTACATCCTCTACTGCCACAAcattctcttcctcttcctcatcttctCCGTCGTCCCTCTCCCCCTCGTCTTCGTCGAGGTCCTCCGATGGGCCGGGTTCGACCGCCACAAGATCCAGCCCAAGGTCCGATTGACCCTCCATGACATGCTCAAGTGCTACAAGGACGTCATGTGGATGTTCTTCTCCATCGTCGGCCCTCTCCAGCTCGTCTCTTACCCTTCTATTCAG CTTATAGGGATTCGAACAGGATTGCCATTGCCTTCTGGGTGGGAGATGGTTTCCCAATTGTTAGTTTATTTCTTGGTTGAAGATTACACCAACTACTGGATCCACAGATTTCTGCATAACAAATGGGGGTATGAAAAGATCCATCGTGTTCATCACGAATACACTGCTCCGATTGGATTTGCGGCGCCATATGCGCACTGGGCTGAGATTTTGATTCTCGGGATCCCATCTTTTCTCGGGCCAGCCATAGCGCCTGGCCACATGATCACATTCTGGTCGTGGATAGCATTGAGGCAGGTTGAGGCCATTGAAACACACAGCGG GTATGACTTCCCCTGGACTCCCACAAAATATATTCCATTTTATGGTGGTGCTGAGTATCATGATTACCATCATTATGTTGGAGGACTAAGCCAGAGCAATTTTGCTTCAGTTTTCACCTACTGCGATTACATTTATGGGACTGACAAG GGATATCGTTACCAGAAGAAGATCCTTAAAAAG TTGAAAGAGGATACTAATGGTGTGCAAAATGGAGGGTCGTACAACACCTCAACTGTAGACCTTAAAACTGATTAG
- the LOC133706817 gene encoding uncharacterized protein At4g22758 — MSERGLRRRSQVTGSGRRTRLSNASPSSHRKTPPARRSPKQRSKPIKILKRCSSEPLLRSPVADFGEEVVPHVGWELKSEPEGVLFRPQTCVDVFASSPTLMTPFSPNNHEAYKKDAKVVLNVSVEGSPGPVRALVKLGSTVEETIKLVVDKYTKEGRTPKLLKDEASSFELHQSYFSLQSLDKSDLIGDVGSRSFYLRKSSSNNGGSSTSLEVIPVRANSPPPALRPGLLLPNFIARRLRKFVRRTHRLWKVIVCMR; from the exons ATGTCAGAGAGGGGTCTCCGGCGACGATCTCAGGTGACGGGTAGTGGCCGGAGGACCCGGCTTTCGAACGCTTCACCATCGTCGCACCGGAAGACCCCACCAGCTCGGCGATCGCCCAAGCAACGTTCCAAGCCTATAAAGATTCTCAAGCGATGCTCCTCCGAGCCTCTGCTCCGGAGCCCTGTTGCCGATTTCGGCGAGGAGGTGGTGCCGCATGTTGGTTGGGAGCTGAAGTCGGAGCCGGAGGGAGTTCTCTTCCGGCCTCAAACTTGTGTCGACGTTTTTGCGTCGTCTCCGACGTTGATGACGCCCTTCTCTCCCAATAATCATGAG GCATACAAGAAAGATGCAAAGGTGGTCTTGAATGTTTCGGTTGAAGGAAGTCCAGGACCGGTGAGGGCCTTGGTGAAGTTGGGATCTACAGTGGAAGAGACTATCAAGCTTGTTGTAGACAAATATACTAAAGAAGGGAGAACTCCCAAGCTTCTTAAGGATGAGGCATCGTCCTTTGAGTTACACCAGTCCTACTTCAGCCTTCAAA GTTTGGATAAATCAGACTTAATTGGGGATGTTGGTAGCAGAAGCTTCTATCTTCGAAAAAGCAGCAGCAATAATGGAGGATCAAGTACTTCTTTGGAAGTCATTCCTGTGAGAGCAAACTCTCCTCCACCTGCTCTGCGTCCTGGATTGTTACTTCCAAATTTTATTGCTCGTAGACTCCGTAAATTTGTTAGAAGAACTCATAGACTTTGGAAGGTCATAGTCTGTATGCGATGA